One region of Salvia miltiorrhiza cultivar Shanhuang (shh) chromosome 3, IMPLAD_Smil_shh, whole genome shotgun sequence genomic DNA includes:
- the LOC131017142 gene encoding probable disease resistance protein At1g58602: protein MAEAVVTIALATLRDLLLEQGRSLPGVGDELRELETQLKEMKCLLEDADRRRHESRTILNWISDIRDLAYRAEAAIERHAAYQASSRRRRGLRQLSRSLKQYKLLHQLGSEISPIKSCLERINKEMLESGIKKSIINNQDEGANNRARKTFPEFEIGDCFVGMENELKQLGDLLRQDKEGRVISVWGMGGSGKTTIAKKLYNESSFDRSAWVCITQQCQFRSVWEDVLKQLEHQNRKAVSDVASLNESELKERLCEIQREKRCLIVLDDLWESSDWDMLKHPFLVHDLQSKILVTTRERKVAEIGFPLELGRLNVEHALELLKKKAFPRANITDFALEENFEKIGKKMVEKCGYLPLAISLLGGVLRMKNSMKEWELVNEDIKEFIYRDEKEIDRVLNLSYESLPYYLKPCFLYLGIFEEDEDIDVDDLYSRWIAQGMISSENIQDKDKTLIEIAELYLGELASRSIVQVEIYNGVTPTIKYKTCKLHDVVRELCLKLGKMEDFGVLSFEYQTGKLSAILRHMKIRHLAIHFRKEVQVEPDELGEDSSKHLRSLHMFNQRISVEFPPQSIVDFQKFKLLRDLIMVGFKFRGRKLPKGITNLVHLRRLRLQQCEFDKLPSSIKNLVYMDTLDLSRSRNVEVPNVFKEMLCLKHLFLPDYEKENIGSYRLTMDKGVVELESLCQLDSRVHELKCINRMKNLRRFEARIHDNESLSAIIDAIATMDKLVHCMFDIREDCELGTNEGVLKKALTCPNLHVLSITVKLGKVLVDCELDFMSSKLTHLHLLECEIEDDPMGILGKLPCLTYLYLGRKSFVGEEMTCPSNTFPRLEMLVLSQLTKLRGWQVDAGAMPLLSQLQIYRCLSLKMLPDGLSSISTLRKLVIYGMLELGKRVSSASGEDFHKVAHVPSIIIQDDG, encoded by the exons ATGGCAGAAGCAGTGGTGACAATTGCTCTAGCAACCTTGCGTGATTTGTTATTGGAACAAGGAAGGTCTTTACCTGGTGTGGGCGATGAACTGAGGGAGCTCGAGACGCAGCTCAAAGAGATGAAGTGTCTCCTCGAAGATGCTGACAGGAGGCGACATGAAAGCAGAACTATTTTGAATTGGATCTCGGATATCAGAGATCTTGCGTACAGAGCCGAAGCTGCCATTGAAAGACACGCAGCTTATCAAGCGTCTTCAAGGAGAAGACGAGGCCTCCGACAGCTCAGCCGTAGTTTGAAACAATACAAGTTGCTCCACCAATTGGGCTCGGAGATTTCACCGATCAAATCCTGCCTTGAAAGGATAAACAAGGAAATGTTAGAAAGTGGCATAAAGAAGAGCATCATCAACAATCAAGATGAAGGGGCCAACAACAGGGCAAGGAAGACTTTCCCCGAATTTGAGATCGGGGACTGTTTTGTGGGGATGGAGAATGAGCTGAAGCAGCTTGGTGATCTCCTAAGGCAAGACAAAGAGGGTAGAGTTATTTCAGTGTGGGGAATGGGGGGATCAGGCAAGACCACCATTGCCAAAAAGCTCTACAACGAGAGCAGCTTTGATCGTTCGGCATGGGTTTGCATCACTCAACAATGTCAGTTTCGATCAGTTTGGGAGGATGTTCTCAAGCAGCTAGAGCATCAAAACAGGAAGGCTGTGAGCGATGTTGCAAGTCTTAACGAGTCGGAGTTGAAGGAGCGACTATGCGAGATACAAAGAGAGAAGCGATGTCTCATTGTTTTGGACGATCTTTGGGAATCTTCTGACTGGGATATGTTGAAGCATCCATTCCTTGTCCATGATTTGCAGAGCAAAATCTTGGTTACTACACGGGAGCGAAAGGTTGCAGAGATTGGATTCCCATTAGAACTTGGACGTCTAAACGTGGAACATGCTTTGGAACTACTTAAGAAGAAAGCCTTTCCCCGTGCCAACATTACAG ATTTTGCATTGGAagaaaattttgagaaaattggGAAAAAAATGGTGGAGAAATGTGGGTATTTGCCATTGGCAATTTCTTTACTGGGCGGGGTTTTGAGAATGAAAAATTCAATGAAGGAGTGGGAGTtagtaaatgaggatatcaaaGAATTCATATATAGAGATGAGAAGGAGATTGATAGAGTGCTAAATTTAAGCTATGAAAGTCTACCTTATTATTTGAAGCCTTGTTTTCTCTATCTGGGTATATTTGAAGAGGACGAAGATATAGATGTTGACGATCTATATAGTAGATGGATAGCACAAGGCATGATTTCATCTGAGAATATTCAAGACAAGGATAAAACTTTGATTGAAATTGCCGAGCTCTACTTGGGTGAGTTGGCCTCCAGGTCCATAGTCCAAGTCGAAATTTACAATGGTGTCACACCTACAATAAAATATAAGACGTGCAAACTTCATGATGTTGTAAGAGAACTATGTTTGAAACTGGGGAAAATGGAGGATTTTGGTGTGTTGAGTTTTGAGTATCAAACTGGGAAACTTAGTGCAATCCTGCGACATATGAAAATACGACATTTGGCTATCCATTTCAGAAAAGAAGTCCAAGTCGAACCTGACGAGCTTGGAGAAGATAGTAGCAAACATTTAAGGTCTCTTCACATGTTCAATCAAAGAATTTCTGTTGAATTTCCCCCACAAAGTATTGTTGATTTCCAGAAATTCAAACTATTGAGAGATCTAATTATGGTGGGATTCAAATTCAGAGGAAGAAAGTTACCGAAAGGAATCACTAATCTTGTTCACTTGAGACGTTTGCGTTTACAACAATGTGAATTCGATAAGCTACCATCGTCCATAAAGAATTTGGTGTACATGGATACCCTTGATTTAAGTCGTTCGAGGAATGTTGAAGTACCAAATGTTTTCAAGGAGATGCTATGTTTAAAACACTTATTTCTTCCCGATTATGAGAAGGAAAATATTGGAAGTTATCGATTAACCATGGACAAAGGAGTGGTTGAGTTGGAGAGCCTATGTCAGTTGGATAGTAGAGTGCATGAATTAAAATGCATCAATAGAATGAAGAATCTGCGACGTTTTGAAGCACGCATACATGACAATGAAAGCTTGTCAGCCATCATCGACGCCATTGCTACTATGGACAAGTTAGTGCATTGTATGTTTGATATCAGAGAGGATTGCGAGTTAGGAACAAATGAAGGAGTGTTGAAAAAGGCATTGACATGTCCCAATCTTCATGTCTTGTCGATTACAGTTAAGTTAGGGAAGGTATTGGTGGATTGCGAGCTTGACTTCATGAGCTCAAAACTTACGCATTTGCACCTGTTAGAATGTGAGATTGAGGATGATCCAATGGGGATACTAGGGAAGCTTCCTTGCTTAACATATTTGTATTTAGGGAGGAAATCATTTGTCGGGGAGGAGATGACGTGTCCATCAAATACTTTTCCTCGACTCGAGATGCTTGTGCTATCTCAATTAACAAAGTTGAGGGGCTGGCAAGTAGATGCAGGAGCCATGCCCCTTCTCTCTCAATTACAGATCTATAGGTGTTTAAGTTTGAAGATGCTTCCAGATGGATTGAGTAGCATTTCTACTCTTCGAAAACTGGTGATCTATGGAATGCTGGAATTGGGGAAGAGGGTATCATCAGCATCAGGAGAGGATTTCCACAAAGTCGCCCATGTCCCTTCAATTATCATCCAAGACGATGGCTAG
- the LOC131017144 gene encoding disease resistance protein RPP8-like, producing the protein MMMNSLVEQRSMAEALILSMMQKLERRQESSNCWITCMLLTCSPEYSVGERKLKAEKETEMINELRMIVDIMRDQKLGEGRRLNYLVCDVVEMVRVTLDTINKYFSEIHPALQWIREIKKSLLKLGMETDSGNVGEDEDEDEDVVGLVDAVEKLLRTRILHEETRRSTLLLKGMSGIGKTLLARQLYNHSDVVARFDRRVWLCVTDLTIKEILMKLIQQVVESEELERRDSLLEKMERADNRSLQQMLHRYLKGMRYLIVLDDMPKRMYLTSILEALPREGRESRLVITSHTTNINSIYPDEVYDMEFLDSNKSWQLFLQTINCGNELKNEYKFPKELEKKGKEMLTKYCCGLPLAIKEVGKQLAKKRCLGIEWEELFESFDLGSTLEKLDLFYHKLDEKVKPLFLQMAFYKENTTMRQEKLDQIWVAAGGSENFAKYHSKDLVDDSFIECKDKDTRYHMNAILHKLSIKKAEEEIGLEILRSNGNNRPYQSPRLHRVIICSRDKFNYSTDQDKHLVSLFFHGGGYFDTSPSYWKSFELLKILDWEDFGLKNLPESIGTLIKLRYLGLRNNHIQELPNLLGRLKELQVLDIAQNFMMEVPDIIWEMRSLRHLYLSHVICRKPLKIDALQNLETLTYISVDNWTYGLSGLKMLYQLRKLGIEEMNANTDASKLFASLARLRNLKNLILKGFRFRSMPCLDNLGILQKLQTLKLDGLLARLPNSFPSNLESLKLVNSCLEEDPMPLLEKLPKLKHLKLRNAYIGQEMVIVCGYIPSLELMCIEELWNLRNVRVENGLALSLKKLEIKNCPNLETLPESIRHVRGLKMVTTKIIATKIRRSGMSSNMRVVDINP; encoded by the exons ATGATGATGAACAG TTTGGTCGAACAAAGAAGCATGGCAGAGGCCCTTATCTTATCGATGATGCAAAAGTTGGAACGTCGGCAAGAAAGTTCAAACTGTTGGATCACTTGCATGTTGCTAACGTGCTCCCCTGAGTACAGCGTCGGCGAAAGGAAATTGAAAGCCGAGAAGGAAACAGAAATGATAAATGAGCTGAGAATGATTGTGGATATAATGAGAGACCAGAAATTGGGAGAGGGGAGACGCCTCAATTATCTCGTATGCGACGTTGTCGAGATGGTTCGAGTTACCCTCGACACTATCAACAAATACTTCTCTGAGATTCATCCTGCCCTACAGTggatcagagaaatcaaaaagaGCTTACTTAAATTGGGGATGGAGACAGACTCAGGAAATGTCggagaagatgaagatgaagatgaagatgtgGTGGGATTGGTGGATGCTGTGGAAAAGCTGCTTCGCACGAGGATCCTCCACGAGGAAACACGTCGTTCGACTCTGCTTCTGAAAGGCATGTCTGGTATTGGGAAGACACTTCTTGCCAGACAATTATACAACCATTCGGACGTCGTTGCCCGATTTGATCGCCGTGTTTGGTTGTGTGTTACTGACCTAACTATTAAAGAGATACTTATGAAACTAATACAACAGGTAGTGGAGAGTGAGGAACTGGAAAGAAGAGATTCGTTGTTGGAAAAAATGGAGCGTGCAGACAACCGCAGTCTCCAACAAATGCTTCACCGATACCTAAAAGGAATGCGATATCTCATAGTTCTTGACGACATGCCAAAAAGAATGTACTTGACATCTATCTTGGAAGCTCTTCCACGTGAAG GCAGAGAAAGTAGATTGGTGATCACAAGTCACACGACAAATATAAATTCAATCTACCCTGATGAAGTTTATGATATGGAATTTTTGGATTCTAATAAGAGCTGGCAATTGTTTTTACAAACAATAAACTGTGGCAATGAATTGAAAAATGAGTACAAATTCCCAAAGGAGTTGGAGAAGAAAGGAAAAGAGATGTTGACCAAATATTGTTGCGGTCTTCCATTAGCTATAAAAGAGGTGGGAAAACAGTTAGCAAAGAAGAGATGTTTAGGGATTGAATGGGAAGAACTTTTTGAATCATTTGATTTGGGTTCAACTTTGGAGAAATTGGATTTGTTTTATCATAAATTAGATGAAAAGGTGAAGCCATTGTTCTTACAGATGGCCTTCTATAAGGAAAATACAACCATGAGGCAAGAAAAGTTGGACCAGATTTGGGTTGCTGCAGGAGGTTCAGAAAATTTTGCTAAATACCATTCAAAAGATTTAGTTGATGATTCTTTTATTGAGTGCAAGGATAAGGACACAAGGTATCACATGAATGCTATACTACACAAGTTATCCATCAAAAAAGCAGAGGAGGAAATAGGTTTGGAAATCCTAAGAAGCAATGGAAATAATCGACCCTATCAGAGTCCTCGACTCCATCGTGTTATCATTTGTAGTCGAGACAAGTTCAACTACTCCACGGATCAAGATAAACATCttgtttctctcttcttccatggaGGTGGCTACTTCGACACTAGTCCCTCCTATTGGAAGAGTTTTGAACTACTTAAGATACTTGACTGGGAAGATTTTGGGCTGAAGAATTTACCGGAGAGTATTGGCACATTGATTAAACTAAGATACTTGGGGTTGAGAAACAATCACATTCAAGAGCTCCCAAACTTGTTGGGGCGCTTGAAAGAACTTCAAGTTCTTGACATAGCTCAAAACTTCATGATGGAGGTGCCAGATATTATATGGGAAATGCGTAGCCTTCGCCACCTCTACTTGTCTCATGTCATTTGCCGCAAGCCTTTGAAGATAGATGCGCTACAGAATCTCGAGACCTTAACTTACATCTCAGTTGATAATTGGACATATGGTCTCTCAGGATTGAAAATGTTGTATCAGCTTCGCAAACTGGGTATCGAAGAAATGAATGCAAACACGGATGCAAGCAAACTCTTTGCTTCATTAGCTCGGTTGAGGAACCTCAAAAACCTAATATTAAAGGGGTTTCGTTTCAGAAGCATGCCTTGTTTGGACAATCTTGGTATTCTACAAAAGCTTCAGACACTCAAATTGGATGGACTCCTTGCCAGGTTACCAAATAGTTTCCCTTCAAATCTTGAATCCTTGAAGTTGGTTAATAGCTGTCTTGAAGAAGACCCCATGCCACTACTAGAGAAGCTGCCCAAGTTAAAACACCTCAAGTTGCGGAACGCATACATTGGTCAAGAAATGGTGATCGTGTGCGGGTATATTCCCAGCCTCGAACTCATGTGCATCGAAGAGTTGTGGAATCTGAGAAATGTACGAGTTGAAAACGGCCTAGCGCTTTCGCTTAAGAAATTAGAAATCAAGAATTGTCCGAATCTGGAGACCCTTCCAGAATCGATAAGACATGTGCGAGGGTTAAAGATGGTGACGACCAAAATCATTGCAACAAAGATCAGGAGGTCAGGCATGAGCTCCAACATGAGGGTTGTGGATATCAATCCATAA